The following proteins are encoded in a genomic region of Maribacter hydrothermalis:
- a CDS encoding 2,3,4,5-tetrahydropyridine-2,6-dicarboxylate N-succinyltransferase translates to MTALRAQIEKAWENRDLLKESATQDSIREVINLLDLGKLRCAEPTANGWQINEWVKKAVVMYFPIQKMETLEAGIFEYHDKMPLKRGYKEKGIRVVPNAVARHGAYISSGTILMPSYVNIGAYVDEGTMVDTWATVGSCAQIGKNVHLSGGVGIGGVLEPLQASPVIIEDGAFIGSRCIVVEGVRVEKEAVLGANVVLTMSTKIIDVTGETPVETKGVVPARSVVIPGSYTKKFPAGEFQVPCALIIGKRKESTNKKTSLNDALREYDVAV, encoded by the coding sequence ATGACAGCATTAAGAGCACAAATAGAAAAAGCATGGGAAAATAGAGACTTATTAAAGGAATCTGCCACCCAAGACAGTATAAGAGAGGTTATTAACCTTTTAGATTTAGGAAAATTAAGATGTGCCGAGCCAACAGCAAATGGTTGGCAGATTAATGAATGGGTAAAAAAAGCGGTAGTAATGTATTTCCCTATTCAGAAAATGGAAACCCTAGAAGCAGGTATTTTTGAATACCACGATAAAATGCCTTTAAAAAGAGGCTATAAAGAAAAAGGTATTAGGGTAGTACCAAATGCCGTAGCAAGACATGGCGCGTATATTTCATCGGGCACTATACTAATGCCTAGTTATGTAAACATAGGTGCGTATGTTGACGAAGGTACAATGGTAGATACTTGGGCAACTGTAGGTAGTTGTGCACAGATTGGTAAAAACGTACACTTAAGTGGTGGTGTAGGTATTGGCGGTGTTCTTGAACCTTTACAAGCTTCACCAGTTATTATAGAAGATGGTGCTTTTATTGGATCTCGTTGTATTGTTGTAGAAGGAGTCAGAGTCGAAAAAGAAGCGGTATTAGGCGCTAATGTAGTTTTAACAATGAGCACCAAAATAATTGACGTTACAGGAGAAACGCCCGTTGAAACAAAAGGTGTTGTACCTGCTCGTTCAGTAGTAATACCAGGTAGTTACACTAAAAAATTCCCTGCTGGTGAATTTCAAGTGCCGTGCGCATTAATTATAGGAAAAAGAAAAGAAAGTACAAATAAGAAGACATCATTGAATGATGCACTTAGAGAGTATGATGTTGCGGTTTAA
- the ruvX gene encoding Holliday junction resolvase RuvX: MGKILAIDYGVKRIGLAVTDDMKMIAFGLTTVSTTEVFAFLSDYITKEKVELIVVGEPKQMDNTASESEMYIKPFLKKLEEQFPTVPIKRHDERFTSKMAFKTMLDSGLKKKQRKNKALIDEISATIILQDFLKTL, encoded by the coding sequence TTGGGAAAGATTCTTGCAATTGATTACGGAGTAAAACGTATTGGCTTGGCAGTTACCGATGATATGAAAATGATAGCATTTGGTTTAACTACAGTTTCTACTACCGAAGTTTTTGCATTTTTATCGGATTACATCACAAAAGAAAAAGTTGAACTTATAGTGGTTGGTGAACCCAAACAAATGGATAATACGGCTTCTGAGTCTGAAATGTATATCAAGCCTTTTTTAAAAAAACTAGAGGAACAATTTCCAACAGTTCCTATAAAAAGGCACGATGAACGTTTTACTTCTAAAATGGCATTCAAAACCATGTTAGATAGTGGATTAAAGAAGAAGCAAAGAAAGAACAAGGCATTAATTGACGAAATTAGTGCTACTATTATATTACAAGATTTTTTAAAGACTTTATAA
- the def gene encoding peptide deformylase, translated as MILPIVAYGDPVLRKVADDIDKDYPKLNELLSNMWETMYNASGVGLAAPQIGLPIRIFLVDTTPFSDDEDLTEDEQKQLNGFKQVFINATIEEESGEEWAFNEGCLSIPDVREDVIRQGTVKISYFDENFKEHSKTFDGLLARVIQHEYDHIEGILFTDKLSALKKRMLKGRLTNISKGKISVDYRMKFPAMKKGR; from the coding sequence ATGATTTTACCCATTGTAGCATACGGTGACCCTGTATTAAGAAAAGTAGCGGATGATATCGATAAGGATTATCCAAAATTGAATGAATTACTTTCTAACATGTGGGAAACCATGTATAATGCTAGTGGTGTTGGTTTAGCAGCTCCGCAAATAGGATTGCCAATTCGTATTTTTTTGGTGGATACTACACCTTTTTCTGATGATGAAGATTTAACTGAAGATGAGCAAAAACAATTAAACGGATTTAAACAAGTATTTATTAATGCGACTATTGAGGAGGAATCTGGTGAAGAATGGGCGTTTAATGAAGGATGTTTAAGTATTCCAGATGTTCGTGAAGATGTAATTAGGCAAGGAACAGTTAAGATTTCATATTTTGACGAAAATTTTAAAGAACATTCAAAAACGTTTGATGGTTTATTGGCACGTGTAATTCAGCATGAGTATGATCATATTGAAGGAATCTTGTTTACGGATAAATTGTCTGCTTTAAAAAAGCGAATGTTAAAAGGCAGATTAACCAATATTTCTAAAGGAAAGATTAGCGTAGATTACCGCATGAAATTTCCGGCAATGAAAAAAGGTCGTTAA
- a CDS encoding DUF5606 family protein produces the protein MGLEKILSVAGKPGLYKLITQTRTGFVAESLLDGKRITVSLRSSVSVLSEIAIYTLEEEVPLREVFQKIQTKENGGKTSISHKDEKIKLEEYFFEVLPDYDEDRVYVSDIKKVIQWYNILVDNEITDFASEEVATEDVSEEE, from the coding sequence ATGGGGTTAGAGAAAATTTTATCCGTTGCAGGAAAACCAGGTTTATATAAATTAATTACCCAAACCAGAACAGGATTTGTGGCGGAATCTTTATTAGATGGAAAAAGAATAACAGTTAGTTTACGCAGCAGCGTTAGTGTACTGTCCGAAATAGCTATTTATACCTTAGAAGAAGAAGTACCGTTAAGAGAGGTTTTTCAAAAAATACAAACCAAGGAAAATGGAGGTAAAACTTCAATTAGCCACAAGGATGAGAAAATTAAATTAGAAGAATATTTCTTTGAAGTATTACCTGATTATGATGAAGATCGTGTATATGTGAGCGATATTAAAAAAGTTATACAATGGTATAACATCTTGGTAGATAATGAAATTACTGACTTTGCATCTGAAGAAGTTGCAACGGAAGATGTTTCTGAAGAGGAATAG
- a CDS encoding family 20 glycosylhydrolase: MFKTICIRSLFFASVIIAFIACSEEKKKNIIMPLTDLSKVSLIPKPLKTTPTNSAFALDQFTAIYTSKNATGFEEVGKFLAEKLKNKIDLTIPVNTEGSNTVERVIYINQSDSTELDSPEAYQLYINQDSIIINANTSEGAFRGIQTLRQLVPLESNDTLALQKIWPVPSGKIIDNPNFAYRGSMLDVARHFFSVEDVKKYIDLLAYYKINVLHLHLSDDQGWRIEIKSWPKLTEIGGSTEVGGESGGFYTQEDYKEIVRYAAERYMTIIPEIDMPGHTNAASVSYPFLNGNGKTPKLYEGMKVGFSTFDTHKDTVYAFIDDVVREISAITPGPYFHVGGDESHVTKKSDYIYFINKVEKIVQKHGKRMIGWDEVAIADVDATSISQWWASEENAKKAVDKGMQIIVSPAKKAYLDMEYDTLSKFGLHWAAYIPVDTAYIWTPEEYGIPLENILGVEAPLWSETISNIDELEYLAFPRIIGYSELSWSIKENRNWEDYKVRLADQAPFLDRMDVKYYPSPLIDWKKSDFTYKTIEKD, encoded by the coding sequence ATGTTTAAAACCATTTGTATTCGCAGTTTATTTTTTGCTTCCGTCATCATTGCATTTATTGCATGCAGCGAAGAGAAGAAAAAAAATATTATAATGCCTTTAACCGATTTATCAAAAGTTAGCCTAATTCCTAAACCTTTAAAAACTACACCAACAAATTCAGCATTTGCATTAGATCAGTTTACGGCCATTTACACTTCAAAAAACGCAACAGGTTTTGAGGAAGTTGGTAAGTTTTTAGCAGAAAAACTTAAAAACAAAATCGATTTAACCATACCCGTTAATACAGAAGGTTCTAATACGGTTGAAAGAGTTATTTATATTAATCAAAGCGATAGTACGGAGTTAGATTCTCCAGAAGCATATCAATTATACATTAATCAAGATTCAATTATTATTAACGCCAATACGTCTGAGGGAGCGTTTAGGGGTATACAAACATTAAGACAATTAGTTCCTCTAGAAAGTAATGACACCTTAGCGTTACAAAAAATATGGCCAGTACCCTCCGGGAAAATTATTGATAATCCTAATTTTGCCTATAGAGGCTCAATGTTAGATGTTGCAAGGCACTTTTTTAGTGTAGAGGATGTTAAAAAATATATTGACCTATTAGCTTACTACAAAATAAATGTATTGCATTTGCACCTTAGTGATGATCAAGGATGGCGAATTGAAATAAAATCATGGCCAAAACTTACAGAGATTGGAGGTAGCACCGAAGTTGGTGGTGAGTCTGGCGGATTTTACACCCAAGAAGATTATAAAGAGATCGTACGTTATGCAGCAGAGCGCTATATGACCATTATTCCTGAAATTGATATGCCAGGACATACAAATGCGGCATCTGTATCTTACCCTTTTTTAAATGGTAATGGTAAGACTCCTAAACTATACGAAGGTATGAAAGTAGGTTTTAGTACGTTTGATACGCATAAGGACACTGTATATGCGTTTATAGATGATGTAGTAAGAGAAATATCTGCAATTACTCCTGGCCCCTATTTTCACGTGGGAGGCGATGAAAGTCATGTCACTAAAAAAAGTGATTACATCTACTTCATTAATAAAGTTGAAAAAATTGTTCAAAAGCATGGCAAACGAATGATCGGTTGGGATGAAGTTGCCATTGCCGATGTTGATGCCACTTCTATTTCCCAATGGTGGGCAAGCGAAGAAAATGCAAAAAAAGCAGTAGACAAGGGAATGCAAATAATTGTTTCGCCAGCCAAAAAAGCATACTTAGATATGGAGTATGACACCTTATCAAAATTTGGATTACACTGGGCAGCTTATATTCCTGTGGACACGGCGTATATTTGGACACCAGAAGAGTATGGCATCCCTTTAGAGAACATATTAGGCGTTGAGGCTCCGCTTTGGTCAGAAACTATTAGCAATATTGATGAATTAGAATATTTAGCTTTCCCTAGAATAATTGGTTATTCTGAATTAAGCTGGAGTATTAAAGAAAATAGAAACTGGGAAGATTATAAAGTAAGGCTAGCCGACCAAGCACCGTTTCTTGATAGAATGGATGTAAAATATTACCCTTCTCCATTAATTGATTGGAAAAAAAGTGATTTCACATACAAGACTATTGAAAAAGACTAG
- a CDS encoding GDSL-type esterase/lipase family protein, whose amino-acid sequence MNRVARLLSTEFRVSHFITVSLILLGNYCISQTANVFSDEVKKITSKYDTIWDSKKETIVFTGSSSIRIWKKLEAEFPNHQIVNSGFGGSQASDLLYFINELVLSFNPKKVFIYEGDNDLWAKKRPIHVLDTTEDIIRRIKANNPSTQVILIAAKPSISRWKIRRKYKRFNRKLENLAKKDDQLNFVDVWNPMLNNKKLKTDIFIEDGLHMNQKGYDIWYEAIKNLVNQP is encoded by the coding sequence ATGAATAGAGTTGCACGGCTATTATCGACAGAATTCAGAGTATCACATTTTATAACTGTAAGTTTAATTCTATTAGGTAATTATTGCATTTCCCAAACGGCTAACGTATTCTCAGATGAGGTTAAAAAAATCACTAGCAAGTATGATACAATATGGGATTCAAAAAAGGAAACCATTGTATTTACAGGCAGCTCAAGTATTAGGATATGGAAAAAATTAGAAGCGGAATTTCCAAACCATCAAATTGTAAATAGTGGATTTGGAGGTTCACAAGCATCGGACTTGCTGTATTTTATAAATGAATTAGTGTTAAGCTTTAACCCAAAAAAAGTATTTATTTATGAAGGAGATAATGATTTGTGGGCTAAAAAAAGACCTATTCATGTTCTTGATACGACAGAAGATATCATCCGTCGAATAAAAGCAAACAATCCTTCAACACAGGTTATTTTAATTGCCGCAAAACCAAGTATAAGTAGGTGGAAGATTCGAAGAAAATATAAACGGTTTAATAGAAAATTGGAAAATCTTGCTAAAAAAGATGACCAATTAAATTTTGTAGATGTATGGAACCCCATGCTGAATAATAAAAAACTAAAAACCGATATTTTCATTGAAGACGGTCTGCATATGAACCAAAAAGGTTATGATATTTGGTATGAAGCCATTAAAAATTTAGTTAATCAACCTTAA